The genomic region cccaatcCAGAAGTGTATagtcttacatctcaggctgatttcatgggtgttcatagtgttctggtagatatttagctcaattcaggggactggttgaaacggagtctcctacttctccaccattttGCCCCCCCGCCATtacttttttatgtttctttctctaCTAGATTTTGAGTGCCCTTTTGGCAATAGTCTTATCAttgtaaatgctcagtaaattttatcaaggaatgaatgaatggatttcaTAGGTACTAACATTATACATTTTGAGGTAGATACTTTGTTAATTTCTATTGTTAATTCTTCTGTTTAGAGATCTTGTTGGCTTGTCATTTTTACCATCTTATTTACTGAAACCTATTTTAGCAGAATCTGGTAGCTCACAGAACAAGAAACCTACGTTCATGGATGAGGAGGTCCAAAACATACTCATCAAGATGACAGGCTTGGATTTGCAGAAGGTTTTTAAGCCATCTATACAAGAACTGAAGCCACCAACCTATAAGCTGATGACTCAGGCACAGTTGGAGGAGGTATGTGAATACAGAAATACTGATAGAATACCTTTCTTTAAAGGGTTAAACAAGATTTCCAAAGGTCCCTCCAGATACCAGTAGCTGCTTTTCCGTTGGCACTCATGGTGGAGAGTTCCAGGCACAGACTAAGAAATGGGAACAGGCAGGCACAGTGAAACAGGGAGCATGACCAGAATTAGACGGACTGGGGCTAATGGGTCAGGCCTACATGTCCAAGCAGAGCCTCCTCTGCTCCCAAACCTGCCTGAGTATCCATTCTTTGTCCTGCCTGGTTCAGGTTTCTTCCTTGAAAAAAGCTGCTTTGAGGATGATGCTTTGGTGGGATTATGGATCCTGCTGAACCACAGACTACTGTAGGCCTCAGTCCTCCTGGAGTCATGGGTATGAGCGCTTTGTGGAAAATGCTCTGATGTATGAATAGGTAAAGCGTTATTGCTCCTTTTTCTAATTCAAAGTAAATTACAGTCATAACAAAACATTCAGATATCCAGTAGTATATCACGTGAGgagtaaaaatatcatttttacttCTCAGAGGTAATCACTGCTAACAGTATGGCTTGGAGCAGTATGgtcagtggttaagagcatggactctgaAGTTGAGTggccagggttcaaatcccagtgctACAACTTCTTAGCAATTTACTTCACATGTATGTGCTCCTATTTTCTCTTCCATGGAATGAAATAACAGGGTCACCTAGCTCGTAAGGTAGTTTGTGGATATTAAATGAGCCAAATACATTCCGAGTATTTGAACGATATATGGTGCATAGTACACACACAATAGATGAAATCCTTTATTGTATTTCAAGCAGCTTTTGTGGCCTGGCTGTCTCAAAGCATTCCTTTGCCATGGTGAGAATGATTGAACCTGTAGGTGGTACTCTCAGCCACACCACAGAGTTGGCAAAGGCCAGGGCCCAGGAGCCTTTTCACTCACTGATTTGGGGCTAGAGCTTTTTCTCTTTGTAGTTCTTGGCATTTTTTATCAGTATCTGCTTTTGTCAGATGATCCTTCTGGCTTGCAACCTTGCAGCTTTCCTTAAGAAATATCTTATTTCATTAGGCTACAAGAAAGGCAATTGAGGCAGCTAAAGTACGATTAAAAATGCCACCAGTTCTGGAAGAACGAGCACCAATAAATGATGTGTTAGCTGAAGATAAGATTTTGGAAGGAACAGAAACAGCCAAATACGTATTTACTGATATATCATATAGCATACCACATCGGGTGAGTATATGTCTAATTGCAAAATGATCTTTATTTGAAATATGTGGAGATGGGTCTGAGGGACAAGGGTCAACATTATTGTGACCCACCTGTCTCTGAATCTTTCAAACCAGAATTCCTGTGGCTGGGTGAGACCCTCTGGAAAATCCAGCCCAGcataaggaagaggagaaatgcaGATCAGTCCATCATCATGTTACCATTTCCCTACAGATTATGGACACATTTTATTCCGGATCAAGAAAGAGACAGGTGTGCTGAGACAGTGGTAGTTTATAGACAAACCCACCCCCAAACCACAAACAGGCAGAAATCTTCAAGGCAGTGAGAGAAGGGGATTCTTTCTGCCGGTTAGACTAACTCCCTTAGCTgaaacattttgagaaaatggtttctttcttGTAAATTCTTGAGGATgccaaaaaacccaaactttcCATAGGATTTTCACTTTTCAGAATTTGCAGAAAGAATGACAGGTTTCCGGAGGTACTTTTCAGACACCACTTGCTTCTTCTGTTGTGGTTTTTATCCTCTAGCTCCTCTTCCCTTGATGGCCAATTCCAAAAGAACACTCTGGTACTTGTAAAATATATCAGTTTTGTGTTTGAATCTTTTCAATTAAGAGTGAAACAAGTGACTTACAATTCAGCCCACAGAATGCAGTAAAATACTATGTAAACTACAGTTGGGAGAAAGACCACCCCCCATTAATCTTTTTATCATCTATGAttatggtcagaagacatgattTGAGCCATGTCCGTATCTGTACATCAACCATCTCTACACCTGACATGATAAACAGGGATCACagagtttcattttaattaaaattttttgctcTGGGGTGCTTTCCTATATGTTTGGAATGCTTTGAAGGGTGTTTATGGGAGCATTTTATAAcctgaaagggagaaaggaactTAGAATTCAAATTGCCAGTCCTTTTGAGGAATAACTGTGGTATTTAGACATCTGTTATTTTCTATTTGCAGTACTTGATGAAAGTTTTAATTATATTGTCCTCAGAACACATTCAGTGACTCTTACACCtctgaaaagtagaaaattaGTACCATCTGGTTAATTTATACAGTAATCAAATGTGTATTAATTACCTGCTATGTGCAAAATTCTATGTAAGTCACTGGGTATATCAAAGAATTATAATCAACAGTTCCTGCCCTTTTTCAATTCTCTGGCAGTATCTGAGCAGTATCAAGAATCTAGcttatgaggggcgcctgggtggctcagtggttaaagcctctgccttcggctcaggtcatgatcccagggtcctgggatcaggcctcacatcaggctctctgctcagcagggagcctgcttcctccttctctctctctctgcctgcctctgcctacttgtgatctgtcaaataaataaaaatcttaaaaaaaaaaaaaaaagaatctagctTGTGATAAATTGCCAGTTGAATGGAAGATACAGTAGGTGGAATTCAGAGGAAAAGGATCTCACCACCTAGGATTTGGTAGTTGGAAGAGTGCGGAGACCAGAGGCAGGTGGACAGTCTCTTTGACACATTTGTCTCATCCCAGTTTGGGGAATTATAGAGATGTGGAATTAAGACTCCATAttcctgtgtttgtttcttttacccCAGGGACTTTAGAAGTAGATCACAAAGTAGTAAAGTCTGTTTCTGTGAGACTTTGTGATGCGGAAGTGAAGCAGTTTGAAAGGTCTCATAGcatttctttgctctgaaatggATTTAGACGAATCTCTGACCAGCTTTTTTCAGTTGAACCATTTTATGTATTAAACCCACTTTAGGACCGTAGTTGCCACTAGCAAATACTTTCATTTTAGATTTGATTGTCAGAGGCACAGCAGTGATTAGTGAAGGAAGTATCAAATCTTGCAAAGTGCTTGAAGTTTAAAATTATCATTGGAATCATATACAATTGCATTTTGCATCTCCCAGttgcattttgtattttgattacAAATTATTCTTACAGTGGTGCTTAGTGGAACACGGGAACTAGAAATAAGGCTTCACACACCCACCCTTGATTTTGTTCTCTATTTCAGGAGCGTTTTATTGTTGTCAGAGAACCAAGTGGGAGGCTACGCAAAGCCTCTTGGGAAGAACGGGACAGGATGATACAAGTTTATTTCCCAAAAGAAGGCCGTAGAGTTTTAACACCAGTaattttcaaggaagaaaatcttaaggTAAGGCAACTTTGGTTTCCTGGAGTCAGTGGTGATGGTTTCTTTGTGGAGTTAGGTTGGCTCTGGTGCTGCAGGGCTTCTGCTTTGATAAACACAGATACCTGTTTCTGATGATGACTCATCTACTGTTCTCTATATCTTGCAATTGGCTTAGTTGGGGTTTGAATCTAGGTGTGACAGTTCTGAAGCCTGTATTATTTCTGTGTTATTTCACTTACTGGGCACAGAAGTGGATGAGCACATCTGTCACGACAGCAGAACAGGTGTTGAactttgatgtttttctcatctAATTCCATCTGTGCTGTGTGGTTTTAGACCATGTTCAGCCAGGACCGGCATGTTGATGTCCTCAATCTCTGCATTGCCCAGTTTGAGCCAGATTCCACTGAATATATCAAAGTGagtatattttatagtttctaagTATGAACTTAAATATGGTTATGAGTAAGATTTTTataaggggaagagaagagaaatacctGAACATCTATTAAGCACCTGATGTACATCAGATGTTTTATCCTCACAGCAGCCCTTGAGTTAAGGATGGGAGAATTTAAGCTTGGAGCATTCTATATAGCTTGCTGTAAGttgcacagctagtaagtggtagcaTTAGGGACCCAAACTTGATTACAGAGCTGCTTCTCTTTTATCATATAGGAACAGAGTCATTTACTAAAATTTGCCAAGATGTAATTTATGTGTCTTACAATTTAGTTTAGTAAGCAATCATGTAGTGCTTTCTTCATACGGTATTGCAGATAGTATAGTGACGACATAAACTATGGTACGGTATGCTGTGTCAAAGCTTGCAGTCCAGAAGTGATTGTGGGAAAGGGTGCCAGATAAGTATGCAGATAATTATCACCTTAGGTTTAAGATGTTAGGTGCTAAGAGAAGATTACAGAGTCCTTTCAGGAAAGGTTTCATAGGGATCTTGGACAGGGTTCTAGAAGGGCAGGGAACATCGTGAAGTTGGATGAGAAGAGGTGTTCCAGGCAGCGAGAGGGAACAGTGTGCTTGCAAATGGTCAGTCATCTGACTATTGCTTATATGTGCAGTGTATATGTATGGGAGGTGTTCAAGGTTAAACTGGAAAAGTAAATAGAGGCGTGTCATGGGTGACCTCAGATGCTAGGCTCAAGAATCTGGACTTCATTCAGCAGGACTTTGAAAGTCTTTTGAACACAGGAATGCCCTTATTGTAGTCCTTAGTTGGCATGATCAGTCTGGAAGAGCGGAAGGAGAATTAGTTAATAAGGTGGAAAGGGGTAGTTGATTGAATTGGGGAAAAATGGATAAGTGAAGAAATAtgcttgactttttattttttaatcttctagtGACCAAGATAATGGTGGTCCATTATTTTCTAGTGgtctacatatatataaaataggtgCTTCATAAATAGTGGTTGGCTGCTGAAAAGTACTTGCAATATGGCTACACTTCTACAGTGCAGGGTTGATCTAAACCATACCTACTGGTTATTCAGAGTAGAGGCAGATGTAAATAGGCCTGGTTTACTGGTCCTTTCTTGGGCAACACTCATGCAAGTAAATGTGTATCAAGTAATGCTcacttttacttttaatgtttCTGAAAAAAACTGCATTTTATGTGAATAGATTCATCATCAGACCTATGAAGACATAGATAAACATGGAAAGTATGACCTTTTACGTTCAACAAGACACTTCGGCGGAATGGCTTGGTATcttgtaaataagaaaaagattgaTGGTTTACTGATTGATCAGATTCAAAGAGATTTGTAAGTACGAGCTTAGTAAGTAAAAGAAATTCTTAcagtaaataaatacagtaaatctGTATTTGAGCTATTTTTTCCTCAGTGTATTGTCCAGTAAAACACTTTTCACTTACCTCCTTTATTTATGGGTTGGTTCTTCCATCACAACCCACTTTTCTGTCTTTGCTTTCGTGTTATTTAAATATGGCTAGATTCTCTGAAAGAGTAAGTGGCTGTGGATCTGTATTACACACCTTGGATACTGACTTATCCTGGGCCTTACAAGTGTTCCTGGGTATCAGTGAACTTTCCAGACACTCAAAGGGGATTAAATGGGAAATGTAAAGACATAATCTCCAGCAGGTGCTTGTTTTGTGGTGCAACTGGGGCTTTTCAGTAAAAGTAATcctttaatttatgaaaatattattgctTTTGATATCCCTTGCTTTTGCAAGATTTTTAAGGCactaaaaaaattgtattttttcccaGAGTTACACGAAACAAGGAATGTCTACTATATTTTAACATGTAGGTATTTTAACTGGTGAGCTCCCAGGTTTCTAGCTGAAACAACAACTTGTGATGAAACTAAAAAAATTGTTCCTGAGTATCTATCAGTTGGATTAGAACTaccaaaatgacaagaaaaagaaaccagtgtGGCTCTAAGAAAGTCAACTTTCTACAAAAAGTCATTGACTGACTCAAGAGTGTGAACTGCAAGAGGGTTTAGTGATTCCTGCCACCTTCAAACTTTAAGGCGCTGTGACTCAGCATATCCTCCGTATCATCTGATCTAAGCTATTCACATAAAGTTCCTAAGGCTTTTGGAAATAGAAAGTTCCACAGATACTATCTAAGAAATACATTCCATATTTGGAAAAAGAGCACCAATTCTCACAGAAGCAGCATTCCTAATGATAGATGTCTTCAGGCCAGCTCACTTCACCAGCAAGTGTAGTGTAACTCAATTCAGAGGGCAGATATATATACCTTCATCCCATGTAAGTAGGGGGCTGGTTGATGGTCATGGGGATACTCAAAATATGGGACCTGTTTTCAGATGATTTAGCAATGACATCTCCTGTGAatgaattttcttataaaaattttttagatggactcattctgaaatgattttattataaacacatctaacattttctaaaaacaattaGAGTAAGGAATGTGTAACTGAACATTAAAGTTCTTTATCAAATTGTACTAATTTATATTATAGTAATACTCATTACCACATGCAAGTTTTACATCCAAAGCAGTTTACTTGTATACTGGGAGGGAGTTTTGAGTACTTAATCTTCCTGCTCTGCATTAAGTAAAACCATTCTTGCGGGATTTCTGACCAGGACAGCGTGCTGCAAATCCCAGACTAGACAATAGAGGGTGCATGTCCTCAATGAATGGAACCCAAGGTAGAACTGAGATTCTACTTGTTTACTTCAGACTTAAGTCTCACTGTTGGTTTTTGTAATtgagattcttttaaaatctttttgaacatGTAAAtttatttgctcttattttcaAATATGGGCTGGGTGTGGAACTAACTTGTTCAATAAGATGCAGGCATTATACTATACCATGAATGTAATGAAGCCCTAACCAAAAATCTAAATATAGAAGCCCAGTTAAGCTCTTTACAAGACCACATGCTTCTGAGCTCCAAAGgggattttattatttggggaaTTTTTGTTGCCATGTTTATTGGACTTTGTTAGATTATATAACAAGCACATACTTTTGTAATGAACATGTCTCAATATTTTTCCCTGAAAAATTTTACTGTAAGAACAGCCCTGGTTTCTCATTCTCTCAGAAGATGGCCTTGAGAGTGAATGGGCCTTGGGATAAGCCTAGAGCATTTCTCTGAATTCACTATCGCTTGAGAAGTTCTTTACTTGCACAGGCCAGGTTTaataggaaaacaggaaaattagTGAGATAGCTGGGGAAACACTGAATTATGATGTCTTTATCCCTCTACCCCCACAGCTGGAAAGCAGTAACTCACAACCTCAAAAGCACAAGCATTTTAGAAAGGGTATTTACCCCCTCAGCTTTGAAGTGGCAAATGGTAGGCTGGTGTTGGATATGTGAGAAGATAGTGATTGATTGGTTTGGGGAAGGCCAAGGTTGTTTTTATGCTGATAAAAGTTGTTTAGAGGTTTCTAAAAAGTAAGTACACACCAGAACTGAATTCTAGATTGTTAAAGTAGAACCTGACATTCCTTCTGACTGAGGAGCATAATTTCAGATTTACTCTGCTAGGATGCTCATTTTTAACTAATGGGTTCTTGTGAATAGACTCGTGGCCTGGGAGTCTTTCCTTGGACTCCTAGGAGGCCTCTTGTGGAGGCATTTATTCACTAATTCAGAGTCTTAATGAAAATCTGTTAGCAGAAGATGTCACTGCTAATGATCTTGAAGGCAAGTGGCTTTGAGCATCCCCTGACCACCAGCCTCCAGTTTTTATGGGATGAAGGTAATATTCCTGCCCTCTGAGTTGGATTACATTATTATCTGCCTGTGAAGTGAGCTGGCCTACCAGCCATCTAACATTAAGAACTGCTATTTCTATGAGAAGTGATTCTCTGTTTCCAAAAAGAATTCTCTGTTTCCAGTCACATTTAGAATATATTCACTTTC from Mustela erminea isolate mMusErm1 chromosome 1, mMusErm1.Pri, whole genome shotgun sequence harbors:
- the MRPS22 gene encoding 28S ribosomal protein S22, mitochondrial isoform X2, with amino-acid sequence MATVRGSVLLWSLLTGSRSADQVCFRARSRPQFRALLQPLPGPCGAGLPCRRFASEAESGSSQNKKPTFMDEEVQNILIKMTGLDLQKVFKPSIQELKPPTYKLMTQAQLEEATRKAIEAAKVRLKMPPVLEERAPINDVLAEDKILEGTETAKYVFTDISYSIPHRERFIVVREPSGRLRKASWEERDRMIQVYFPKEGRRVLTPVIFKEENLKTMFSQDRHVDVLNLCIAQFEPDSTEYIKIHHQTYEDIDKHGKYDLLRSTRHFGGMAWYLVNKKKIDGLLIDQIQRDLVDDATNLIQLYHLLHPDGQSAQEAKEQAAEGVHLIKIFAKTEAQKGAYIELTLQTYQETFISHSAAS
- the MRPS22 gene encoding 28S ribosomal protein S22, mitochondrial isoform X1: MATVRGSVLLWSLLTGSRSADQVCFRARSRPQFRALLQPLPGPCGAGLPCRRFASEAAESGSSQNKKPTFMDEEVQNILIKMTGLDLQKVFKPSIQELKPPTYKLMTQAQLEEATRKAIEAAKVRLKMPPVLEERAPINDVLAEDKILEGTETAKYVFTDISYSIPHRERFIVVREPSGRLRKASWEERDRMIQVYFPKEGRRVLTPVIFKEENLKTMFSQDRHVDVLNLCIAQFEPDSTEYIKIHHQTYEDIDKHGKYDLLRSTRHFGGMAWYLVNKKKIDGLLIDQIQRDLVDDATNLIQLYHLLHPDGQSAQEAKEQAAEGVHLIKIFAKTEAQKGAYIELTLQTYQETFISHSAAS
- the MRPS22 gene encoding 28S ribosomal protein S22, mitochondrial isoform X3, with translation MATVRGSVLLWSLLTGSRSADQVCFRARSRPQFRALLQPLPGPCGAGLPCRRFASEAAESGSSQNKKPTFMDEEVQNILIKMTGLDLQKVFKPSIQELKPPTYKLMTQAQLEEERFIVVREPSGRLRKASWEERDRMIQVYFPKEGRRVLTPVIFKEENLKTMFSQDRHVDVLNLCIAQFEPDSTEYIKIHHQTYEDIDKHGKYDLLRSTRHFGGMAWYLVNKKKIDGLLIDQIQRDLVDDATNLIQLYHLLHPDGQSAQEAKEQAAEGVHLIKIFAKTEAQKGAYIELTLQTYQETFISHSAAS